The Nesterenkonia xinjiangensis genome contains a region encoding:
- a CDS encoding helix-turn-helix domain-containing protein — translation MTTPALERATVAPNPAVEDDIQKLAQFVKRAPSTAGQQAPCLVSPTGERQEIPAEVYDMLTLIVDALSAGRGVSIVPTDAQLTTQQAADHLGISRPTLVKLLEHGDIPFTKVGRHRRVKLEDLIDYENRARQERRQALDALTAEAAADGTYFTPTTSTSTR, via the coding sequence ATGACGACTCCAGCCCTCGAACGAGCCACCGTAGCGCCGAATCCCGCTGTCGAAGACGACATCCAGAAACTTGCCCAGTTCGTCAAACGCGCCCCGTCAACGGCCGGACAGCAAGCACCGTGCCTCGTATCCCCGACCGGCGAACGGCAGGAAATTCCTGCCGAGGTGTACGACATGCTGACCCTCATCGTGGACGCGCTGTCTGCAGGACGTGGAGTCTCCATCGTGCCGACCGATGCCCAGTTGACCACCCAGCAGGCGGCCGATCACCTCGGCATCTCGCGCCCGACACTCGTGAAGCTGCTCGAACACGGCGACATCCCGTTCACCAAGGTTGGCCGGCATCGCCGCGTGAAGCTGGAAGACCTCATCGACTACGAGAACAGAGCACGTCAGGAGCGACGCCAGGCCCTTGACGCGTTGACCGCAGAGGCAGCCGCCGACGGCACCTACTTCACGCCGACGACATCGACCTCCACGAGGTGA
- a CDS encoding MFS transporter gives MAQRQRGAAGTGFWIVALLLFSAGWAANHFASMLPVLRVEGPLSAVAVNAAFGIYAVGLLPGLLGGGGLADRIGPRPVVLAGGLTAALGNLVMMCGYTEPFILTGRLIVGVGVGLAVSAGTAWAANVRGMNGAALAGLILTSGFAAGPVITGALAVVFSGTARLTVPYATTAALSLLAVAAALLAGKGAAAPTRGAEAGEQARSAPGPQRSAFRALSAALPMALWVFSCATVAFVVLPARLPVSEELRMLLPGAAAALAFSAGLGLQVLARRGRWGPVTGVAGALLAGIGFTLVGVGGQAPPVWLFIVAILILGAAYGLCLREGLVDVDRLAPPASRGLVIGVYYTFTYLGFGLPVLLEALDPALGPSLPLFVLAGAAVVVAILRTVHMRFTDHLTR, from the coding sequence ATGGCACAGCGGCAGCGCGGCGCAGCGGGGACGGGCTTCTGGATCGTGGCTCTGCTGCTGTTCAGCGCAGGATGGGCCGCCAATCACTTCGCGTCGATGCTTCCGGTGCTGCGGGTGGAGGGCCCGTTGTCCGCGGTGGCGGTGAACGCCGCCTTCGGCATCTACGCAGTCGGCCTGCTGCCCGGGCTGCTGGGCGGCGGCGGTCTGGCAGACCGGATCGGACCCCGTCCTGTCGTCCTGGCAGGGGGCCTCACCGCGGCTCTGGGCAATCTGGTGATGATGTGCGGGTACACGGAGCCGTTCATCCTCACCGGCCGGCTCATCGTCGGCGTCGGGGTAGGCCTGGCCGTAAGCGCCGGCACCGCCTGGGCCGCGAATGTCCGCGGCATGAACGGCGCGGCGCTCGCCGGGCTGATCCTGACCTCAGGCTTTGCCGCCGGCCCGGTGATCACCGGGGCGCTCGCCGTCGTGTTCTCCGGCACGGCGCGGCTGACGGTCCCGTACGCGACGACGGCGGCGCTCTCACTCCTCGCGGTGGCCGCGGCGCTGCTCGCCGGGAAGGGGGCCGCCGCGCCCACACGGGGCGCTGAGGCCGGGGAACAGGCGAGGTCAGCCCCTGGGCCGCAGCGGAGTGCGTTCAGGGCACTCTCTGCGGCGCTGCCGATGGCTCTGTGGGTGTTCTCCTGCGCCACCGTGGCGTTCGTCGTCCTGCCTGCGCGCCTGCCGGTCTCCGAGGAGCTGCGCATGCTGCTGCCCGGGGCCGCGGCCGCCCTGGCGTTCAGCGCGGGGCTGGGACTGCAGGTGCTCGCCCGGCGAGGACGGTGGGGACCGGTGACCGGGGTGGCCGGGGCCCTGCTGGCCGGGATCGGGTTCACCTTGGTCGGGGTGGGCGGTCAGGCGCCGCCGGTGTGGCTGTTCATCGTGGCGATCCTCATCCTGGGTGCGGCCTATGGCCTGTGCCTGCGTGAGGGCCTGGTCGATGTGGATCGGCTGGCGCCGCCGGCGTCGCGGGGCCTGGTCATCGGTGTCTACTACACCTTCACCTATCTGGGCTTCGGACTGCCGGTGCTGCTGGAGGCCCTCGACCCTGCGCTGGGCCCCTCGCTGCCGCTGTTCGTGCTGGCGGGAGCTGCCGTCGTCGTCGCGATCCTGCGCACGGTGCATATGCGGTTCACGGATCACCTCACCCGGTAG
- a CDS encoding nucleotide pyrophosphohydrolase, which translates to MSNVEDALSELRNFVQEREWAQFHSPENLAKSIAIESGELLECFQWSGETGDAERVQSELADVLTYCLLLADRLGANPEELVLQKLQHTRTKYPVDKARGRSTKYDRL; encoded by the coding sequence GTGAGCAACGTGGAAGACGCGTTGTCAGAACTGCGAAATTTCGTCCAAGAACGTGAATGGGCACAGTTCCATTCGCCGGAGAACCTGGCCAAGAGCATCGCCATCGAGTCAGGCGAACTGTTGGAGTGTTTCCAATGGTCCGGGGAAACTGGCGACGCGGAGCGTGTCCAAAGCGAACTGGCCGACGTCCTGACCTACTGCCTCCTGCTCGCCGACAGGCTGGGTGCGAACCCCGAGGAACTTGTTCTGCAGAAGTTGCAGCACACGCGGACGAAGTATCCCGTGGACAAGGCGAGAGGCCGGAGCACGAAGTATGACCGGCTTTAG
- a CDS encoding PIN domain-containing protein yields the protein MTLPVLVDACVLIPMPTTDLMMRMADARHFRLLWSQDILEEVEKNLVTQLRLSPEAARRRVSAMREHFPDAMVEDYANLIPAMTNEEKDRHVLAAAIRANAELIVTSNTKDFPVTSVGPYEIDVRTPDDFLLDQLDLHPDDVLQITFDIVAQMQNPSMTLEGYAQALHDTMDLPLFATELTHLRSRKA from the coding sequence GTGACGCTCCCCGTACTCGTCGACGCCTGTGTACTGATCCCCATGCCCACGACGGATCTGATGATGCGGATGGCCGATGCGCGGCACTTTCGCCTCCTCTGGTCCCAGGACATCCTCGAAGAAGTGGAGAAGAACCTCGTCACTCAGCTCAGGCTGAGCCCCGAAGCAGCACGGCGACGTGTCTCAGCCATGCGGGAGCACTTTCCCGATGCCATGGTCGAGGACTACGCGAATCTGATCCCGGCCATGACGAACGAGGAGAAGGACAGACATGTCCTCGCAGCAGCCATTCGAGCGAACGCTGAACTCATCGTCACGTCGAACACCAAGGACTTTCCCGTCACGTCAGTCGGGCCCTACGAGATCGACGTCCGCACACCCGACGACTTCTTGTTGGACCAGCTGGACCTGCACCCTGATGACGTCCTCCAGATCACCTTCGACATCGTCGCTCAGATGCAGAATCCATCGATGACTTTGGAGGGGTACGCGCAAGCGCTCCATGACACCATGGACCTCCCCCTCTTCGCGACAGAACTCACACATCTGCGGTCGAGAAAGGCCTGA
- a CDS encoding CoA-acylating methylmalonate-semialdehyde dehydrogenase encodes MPELSHFIHGEHVRGTSGRHREVFNPVRGEVSSHVPLASRDEVSRAVDSAQRAFPQWSGMNPQRRGRILLKWVDLIQTHRDELAETLSNEHGKTFDDAKGDIQRGVEVVEFGAGAPHLLKGEFSHDVATGMDVHSLRQPLGVAAGITPFNFPAMIPLWKAGIALAAGNTFILKPSERDPSVPLRLAELALEAGMPPGTLNVVNGDKESVDALIEDPRVKAVGFVGSTPIAQSIYASAAAHGTRAQCFGGAKNHMVIMPDADLDQAADALIGAGFGSAGERCMAISVAVPVGEATAEALREKLVERISKLTVGPSLDPTSDFGPVVGADAKARIEDYIGVGVDEGAELVVDGRGATVEGYPNGYWVGATLFDRVTPVMRIYREEIFGPVLTIVRAADYNEALRLPSEHEFGNGVAIFTRDGDTARDFSSRVDVGMVGVNVPIPVPIAYYTFGGWKASGFGDLNQHGTDGLTFYTKTKTVSTRWPSGIKEGASFIMPEGS; translated from the coding sequence ATGCCCGAACTGTCCCACTTCATCCACGGAGAGCATGTGCGCGGGACCTCCGGCCGTCACCGCGAGGTCTTCAACCCGGTGCGCGGCGAGGTCTCCTCCCATGTGCCGCTGGCCTCCCGCGATGAGGTCAGCCGGGCCGTCGACTCCGCCCAGCGCGCGTTCCCGCAGTGGTCAGGCATGAACCCCCAGCGGCGCGGCCGCATCCTGCTCAAATGGGTCGACCTGATCCAGACCCACCGCGACGAGCTCGCCGAGACGCTCTCGAACGAGCACGGCAAGACCTTCGACGACGCCAAGGGCGACATCCAGCGCGGCGTGGAGGTCGTGGAGTTCGGCGCCGGAGCCCCGCACCTGCTCAAAGGCGAGTTCTCCCACGACGTCGCCACGGGGATGGACGTGCACAGCCTGCGCCAACCGCTGGGGGTGGCCGCCGGGATCACTCCCTTCAACTTCCCGGCGATGATCCCGCTGTGGAAGGCCGGGATCGCCCTGGCGGCCGGCAACACCTTCATCCTCAAGCCCTCCGAGCGTGACCCCTCCGTGCCGCTGCGCCTGGCCGAGCTGGCCCTGGAGGCAGGCATGCCCCCGGGCACCCTGAACGTCGTCAACGGAGACAAGGAGTCGGTGGACGCGCTCATCGAGGATCCCCGGGTCAAAGCCGTGGGTTTCGTGGGGTCCACTCCGATCGCGCAGTCCATCTACGCGTCCGCCGCCGCCCACGGCACGCGCGCCCAGTGCTTCGGCGGTGCGAAGAACCACATGGTGATCATGCCCGACGCCGACCTCGACCAGGCCGCGGATGCCCTGATCGGCGCCGGCTTCGGCTCGGCCGGCGAACGGTGCATGGCGATCTCCGTCGCTGTCCCGGTCGGTGAGGCCACCGCCGAGGCCCTCCGGGAGAAGTTGGTGGAGCGCATCAGCAAGCTCACCGTGGGCCCCTCCTTGGACCCCACCAGCGACTTCGGCCCCGTGGTGGGCGCCGACGCCAAGGCGCGCATCGAGGACTACATCGGGGTGGGCGTGGACGAAGGCGCCGAACTCGTCGTCGACGGCCGCGGCGCCACCGTCGAGGGCTACCCGAACGGCTACTGGGTCGGCGCCACGCTCTTCGACCGGGTCACCCCCGTGATGCGCATCTACCGGGAAGAGATCTTCGGCCCGGTGCTGACCATCGTGCGCGCCGCCGACTACAACGAGGCCCTGCGCCTGCCCAGTGAGCACGAATTCGGCAACGGGGTGGCGATCTTCACCCGCGACGGCGACACCGCCCGCGACTTCAGCTCCCGGGTGGACGTCGGGATGGTCGGGGTCAACGTGCCTATCCCGGTGCCCATCGCCTACTACACCTTCGGCGGCTGGAAGGCCTCCGGATTCGGCGACCTCAACCAGCACGGCACCGACGGGCTGACCTTCTACACCAAGACGAAGACCGTGAGCACTCGCTGGCCCTCCGGCATCAAAGAGGGCGCCAGCTTCATCATGCCCGAGGGAAGCTGA
- the mmsB gene encoding 3-hydroxyisobutyrate dehydrogenase has protein sequence MSTDAPQTTSHPTVAFIGLGNMGGPMAANLVSAGVPVLGFDVVPEAMETARHHGVQVVTDPLEAVAQAEVVLTMLPSGRHVISAYQETPGLLAAARPDTIFLDCSTINISEAQQAAKLAQQAGFRAVDAPVSGGVVGAEAGTLAFMVGGEDDVVAAVRPLLDIMGARAVHCGGNGLGQAAKICNNMILGVTQIAVGEAFVLGEKLGLTHQALFDVVSKASGQCWALTTNCPVPGPVPTSPATRDYQPGFAGALMAKDLTLATNALDEQSVDAQLGRLAAAIYSEFAAGDGARQDFSAIINTIRENSSSPEA, from the coding sequence ATGAGCACCGACGCTCCACAGACGACGTCGCACCCGACCGTCGCCTTCATCGGACTGGGCAACATGGGTGGGCCGATGGCCGCGAACCTGGTCAGCGCCGGCGTTCCGGTGCTGGGCTTCGACGTGGTCCCGGAAGCCATGGAGACCGCCCGCCACCACGGGGTGCAGGTGGTCACCGACCCGCTGGAAGCCGTCGCTCAGGCCGAGGTGGTCCTGACCATGCTGCCCTCCGGGCGGCACGTGATCTCGGCGTACCAGGAGACGCCCGGGCTGCTGGCGGCCGCCCGCCCCGACACCATCTTCCTGGACTGCTCGACGATCAACATCTCCGAGGCCCAACAGGCCGCAAAACTGGCCCAGCAGGCCGGCTTCCGCGCCGTCGATGCGCCGGTCTCCGGCGGCGTGGTCGGCGCGGAGGCCGGGACGCTGGCCTTCATGGTGGGCGGCGAGGACGACGTCGTCGCCGCTGTGCGCCCGCTGCTGGACATCATGGGAGCCCGCGCCGTCCATTGCGGCGGCAACGGCCTGGGCCAGGCCGCCAAGATCTGCAACAACATGATCCTCGGCGTCACCCAGATCGCGGTGGGCGAGGCCTTCGTGCTCGGGGAGAAGCTGGGGCTGACCCATCAGGCGCTCTTCGACGTCGTCTCCAAGGCCTCCGGACAGTGCTGGGCGCTGACCACCAACTGCCCCGTCCCCGGACCGGTGCCGACCTCCCCGGCGACCCGCGACTACCAGCCTGGATTCGCCGGCGCCCTGATGGCCAAGGACCTCACGCTGGCCACCAACGCGCTGGACGAGCAGTCGGTGGACGCGCAGTTGGGCCGGCTGGCCGCCGCCATCTACTCCGAGTTCGCCGCAGGTGACGGCGCCCGGCAGGACTTCTCCGCGATCATCAACACCATCCGCGAGAACTCCTCCTCACCCGAGGCCTGA
- a CDS encoding NUDIX domain-containing protein → MALHDSPAHKPVDTSVIHHDARLFTLVEDSFRFGAEQQTLRRAYFKHLGAVAVLPVDEQDRVLLIGQYRHPVRMHLWEVPAGLLDVEGEPMLETAQRELLEEADLRAESWHTLVDYYTSPGASDEAIRIYLAQGFSAVPEAELHAREAEESEIVPTWVPLAEAVDAVLSGRIHNPSAVVGILALHAVRTGAGRLRDARAPWADQPRGVAP, encoded by the coding sequence ATGGCGCTCCACGACTCCCCCGCCCACAAGCCGGTCGACACCTCCGTCATCCACCATGACGCCCGCCTGTTCACCCTGGTCGAGGACTCGTTCCGCTTCGGAGCCGAGCAGCAGACCCTGCGCCGGGCCTACTTCAAGCATCTTGGGGCGGTGGCCGTGCTGCCGGTGGACGAGCAGGACCGCGTGCTGTTGATCGGCCAGTACCGCCACCCGGTGCGCATGCACCTGTGGGAGGTCCCCGCCGGGCTGCTCGACGTCGAGGGTGAACCCATGCTCGAGACCGCCCAGCGGGAGCTGCTCGAGGAAGCAGACCTGCGGGCCGAGAGCTGGCACACCTTGGTGGACTACTACACCAGCCCCGGCGCCTCCGATGAGGCCATCCGCATCTACCTGGCTCAGGGATTCAGCGCAGTCCCGGAGGCCGAGCTGCACGCCCGGGAGGCGGAGGAGTCAGAGATCGTGCCCACCTGGGTGCCCCTGGCCGAGGCGGTGGATGCGGTGCTCTCCGGACGGATCCACAACCCCTCCGCCGTCGTTGGGATCCTGGCGCTGCACGCGGTGCGCACCGGTGCCGGCAGGCTCCGCGACGCCCGGGCGCCGTGGGCGGACCAGCCGCGCGGCGTCGCCCCGTAA
- a CDS encoding DUF2075 domain-containing protein: MTGFSIETISLNSPPPAEPESRLHNWPVVYTLDDGHEIYVGETLSAIKRLRQHRDSETKNHLHAVRVVLHERFNKSAALDLESFLIRLFAGDGKYRLLNRNHGIVDADYHDRAVRRGDFEEIFSTLRDQGLFERSIPEIEQSDLFKLSPFKTLTPEQALAVEDVLRSLGATWDAGPGVPRSIVVEGDPGTGKTIVAVYLMKLLQDLATVTDEEMAEDIDPDGRFAEFFTPSFRANVSTGDVGLVVPQQSLRESIRRVFGQTKQLSPDMVVDPFAVGAGDKHYSVLIVDEVHRLNHRANQPSARQNTRFREINERLFGADAPDLTQLDWIIAKSDTQVLLVDPEQSVRPADLPRSVLDEVISRSGAVGHHHTLASQLRLRAGDGYIPHVRALLQGRATAPAEVGEYEFLMFSDVSAMHRRIKELDAVHGLARLAAGFAWPWASKEDKSAYDIHLDGCSLRWNSKDTDWVNAPKSLHEVGSIHTLQGYDLNYAGVIIGPDLRYDEESGEVKFDRSNYFDKRGKQNNPSRGIVYSDEDIREYVLNIYRVLMTRGIRGTFVYVCDPALRRYFSRFIPDAEGIPAPADLTCNEAVGTEYHALHNDSHQRRN; encoded by the coding sequence ATGACCGGCTTTAGCATCGAGACGATCAGCCTGAACAGTCCGCCGCCGGCGGAGCCCGAGTCCCGACTGCACAATTGGCCCGTCGTTTACACACTCGATGACGGCCACGAGATATACGTCGGGGAGACCCTCAGTGCGATCAAGCGTCTCCGCCAGCATCGCGACAGTGAGACGAAGAATCACCTCCACGCCGTGCGCGTGGTGCTGCATGAGCGCTTCAACAAGTCCGCCGCTCTGGACCTGGAGAGTTTTCTGATCCGATTGTTCGCGGGAGACGGCAAGTACCGGCTGCTGAACCGAAACCACGGAATCGTCGATGCCGACTACCATGATCGCGCAGTCCGTCGAGGCGATTTCGAGGAGATCTTCTCGACGCTGCGGGACCAGGGCCTCTTCGAGCGGTCGATACCTGAGATCGAGCAGTCCGACCTGTTCAAGCTGTCCCCGTTCAAAACGCTCACACCCGAGCAGGCGCTCGCCGTTGAGGATGTCCTGAGGAGCCTGGGTGCTACCTGGGACGCGGGGCCAGGGGTACCGAGGTCGATCGTTGTGGAAGGTGACCCCGGGACCGGGAAGACGATCGTCGCGGTCTACCTCATGAAGCTGCTTCAAGACTTGGCGACTGTGACGGACGAGGAGATGGCCGAGGACATCGATCCCGATGGCCGATTCGCCGAGTTCTTCACCCCGAGCTTCCGGGCCAATGTGAGCACGGGCGATGTAGGACTGGTCGTCCCACAACAGTCGTTGCGAGAATCGATCCGTCGAGTCTTCGGACAGACGAAGCAGCTGTCCCCGGACATGGTGGTCGACCCGTTCGCAGTCGGTGCCGGTGACAAGCACTATTCAGTCTTGATCGTGGATGAGGTCCACCGCCTCAACCATCGGGCCAACCAGCCGTCGGCTCGTCAGAACACCAGATTCCGGGAGATCAACGAGCGCCTCTTCGGAGCAGATGCCCCTGACCTCACTCAGCTGGACTGGATCATCGCGAAGAGCGACACACAGGTTCTTCTCGTCGATCCAGAACAGAGCGTGCGTCCAGCCGATCTGCCGCGGTCCGTCCTCGACGAAGTGATCTCTCGATCAGGGGCGGTAGGGCACCACCACACGCTGGCCTCGCAGCTGCGCCTGCGGGCTGGAGACGGTTACATCCCCCACGTGCGAGCGCTTCTCCAGGGGCGAGCAACGGCTCCTGCGGAGGTCGGCGAGTACGAATTCCTCATGTTCTCGGACGTCAGTGCCATGCACCGCCGAATCAAGGAGCTGGATGCAGTCCATGGCCTGGCCCGGCTTGCTGCTGGATTCGCATGGCCATGGGCGAGCAAAGAGGACAAGTCTGCCTACGACATCCACCTCGATGGCTGTTCGCTGCGTTGGAACTCAAAGGACACAGACTGGGTGAATGCGCCGAAGTCGTTGCACGAGGTCGGATCCATCCACACACTCCAGGGCTACGACCTCAACTACGCCGGAGTGATCATCGGACCGGATCTGCGCTATGACGAGGAGAGTGGCGAAGTGAAGTTCGACAGATCGAACTACTTCGACAAGCGTGGGAAGCAGAACAATCCGAGCCGGGGAATCGTCTATAGCGATGAGGACATCCGGGAGTACGTCCTCAACATCTATCGGGTCCTCATGACGCGCGGAATCCGAGGGACCTTCGTCTACGTGTGTGATCCCGCTCTGCGGCGATACTTCAGCCGGTTCATTCCGGATGCAGAAGGCATCCCGGCTCCCGCAGATCTCACGTGTAACGAAGCGGTTGGAACTGAATATCACGCTCTCCATAATGACTCGCACCAACGGCGGAACTGA
- a CDS encoding FAD-dependent oxidoreductase yields MRSYWLDTSPTITPTNTGFISRDRYDVVVAGAGLTGLTTAVLLARAGKRVAVLEARSVGAVATGNTTAKLSLLQGSVLSGIREHQADDILRAYVEANREGQAWLLRHLDEHKVSYQRRDAFTYATTEDGVATLRRELEACQTAGLDAQWADATELPFEVAGAIRMPDQAQFHPMPVLQTLANELIDRDGELIEGVRVTGADHHRSLTVQTSAGDVEADHLVLATGVPVLDRGGHFATLSAHRSYALTFRLPEGSSPVQGMYLSVDSPDRTLRSVPAADGSELLLIGGNDHSVGRATSHSGAVADLETWAREHFPGAERTHAWSAQDYRSIHQLPLLGTLPHSEGTVFFATGFNKWGMTNGVAAALAITSQIHGHSPSWAEALSERVTSAADVATGFKDNLSTGMHMATGWASAELTSLPHDAPAERQGVVGQRHGRPLGVSTVEGTTCAVSAICPHMGGILRWNDAEHTWDCPLHASRFAPDGTRLEGPALHDLSRPHDEE; encoded by the coding sequence ATGCGTTCCTATTGGCTCGACACCTCCCCCACCATCACACCGACCAACACCGGGTTCATCTCCCGGGACCGCTATGACGTCGTCGTCGCCGGGGCGGGCCTGACTGGGCTGACCACTGCGGTGCTGCTGGCCCGGGCCGGCAAGCGCGTGGCCGTGTTGGAGGCCCGCTCGGTGGGCGCGGTGGCCACCGGGAACACCACCGCCAAGCTCTCCCTGCTGCAGGGCAGCGTGCTCTCGGGCATCCGGGAGCACCAGGCGGATGACATCCTGCGCGCGTATGTGGAGGCCAATCGGGAGGGTCAGGCCTGGCTGCTGCGCCACCTGGACGAGCACAAGGTCTCCTACCAGCGGCGGGACGCGTTCACCTACGCCACCACCGAGGACGGCGTCGCCACCCTCCGTCGGGAGCTGGAGGCCTGCCAGACCGCCGGTCTGGATGCCCAGTGGGCCGATGCCACCGAGCTGCCGTTCGAGGTGGCCGGGGCGATCCGAATGCCCGATCAGGCCCAGTTCCACCCGATGCCGGTGCTGCAGACCCTGGCGAATGAGCTCATCGATCGGGATGGTGAGCTGATCGAAGGCGTCCGGGTCACCGGAGCCGACCACCACCGGTCGCTGACGGTGCAGACCAGCGCCGGCGACGTCGAGGCCGACCACCTGGTGCTGGCCACCGGGGTGCCCGTGCTGGACCGAGGCGGGCACTTCGCCACGCTCTCCGCCCATCGCTCCTACGCGCTGACCTTCCGGCTGCCCGAGGGGTCCTCCCCTGTGCAGGGGATGTACCTCAGCGTCGACTCCCCGGATCGCACCCTGCGCAGTGTGCCGGCAGCCGACGGGAGCGAGCTGCTGCTCATCGGTGGCAATGACCACTCCGTCGGCCGGGCGACGTCCCACTCCGGCGCCGTCGCAGATCTCGAGACCTGGGCCCGGGAGCACTTCCCGGGTGCCGAGCGCACCCACGCGTGGTCCGCCCAGGATTACCGCAGCATCCACCAGCTCCCACTCCTCGGTACGCTCCCCCACAGCGAGGGCACGGTCTTCTTCGCCACCGGGTTCAACAAATGGGGCATGACCAACGGGGTCGCCGCCGCGCTGGCCATCACCTCCCAGATCCACGGACACTCCCCCAGCTGGGCGGAGGCGTTGAGCGAGCGCGTCACCAGTGCCGCCGACGTCGCCACCGGCTTCAAGGACAATCTCTCCACGGGCATGCACATGGCCACCGGCTGGGCCTCGGCCGAGCTGACCTCCCTGCCCCATGACGCCCCCGCGGAGCGCCAGGGCGTGGTGGGGCAGCGTCACGGCCGGCCGCTGGGCGTCTCCACCGTGGAGGGCACCACCTGCGCGGTCTCCGCCATCTGCCCGCATATGGGCGGGATCCTGCGCTGGAACGACGCCGAGCACACCTGGGACTGCCCGCTGCACGCCTCCCGCTTCGCCCCCGACGGCACACGGCTCGAGGGCCCGGCGCTTCACGACCTCAGCCGTCCCCACGACGAAGAGTGA
- a CDS encoding MarR family winged helix-turn-helix transcriptional regulator, with protein MHDPLAKDPIAEVRRNWERHGWESAAAPAAAVTAIMRTQQILLGRAQEILKPFKLTFARYEVLSLLSFSRENRMPMNKASKLLQVHPTSITNAVDRLESAGLVQRQPHESDRRAMLLVLTPEGTQVAERATKALNEQLFESTGFEEAEIEDLNAILARFRRRAGDFAD; from the coding sequence ATGCACGACCCCCTCGCCAAGGACCCCATCGCTGAGGTCAGGAGGAACTGGGAGCGGCACGGGTGGGAGTCAGCGGCAGCTCCTGCGGCGGCCGTGACGGCGATCATGCGCACCCAGCAGATCCTGCTGGGCCGCGCCCAGGAGATCCTCAAGCCATTCAAGCTGACGTTCGCCCGGTACGAGGTGCTCTCCCTGCTCAGCTTCTCGCGGGAGAACCGCATGCCGATGAACAAGGCGAGCAAGCTGCTCCAGGTCCACCCGACATCGATCACCAACGCGGTGGACCGGCTGGAGTCCGCGGGGTTGGTGCAGCGCCAGCCTCATGAGTCGGACCGGCGGGCGATGCTTCTGGTGCTGACGCCCGAGGGCACGCAGGTGGCGGAGCGCGCCACGAAGGCGCTCAACGAGCAGTTGTTCGAGTCCACCGGCTTCGAAGAGGCAGAGATCGAGGACCTCAACGCGATCCTCGCCCGGTTCCGCCGGCGCGCGGGGGACTTCGCCGACTGA